One segment of Treponema primitia ZAS-1 DNA contains the following:
- the nifH gene encoding nitrogenase iron protein — translation MRKIAVYGKGGIGKSTTTQNTVAALAEMGRNMMVVGCDPKADSTRLLLNGLAQKTVLDTLRTEGEDLDLDDVVKVGFKGTRCVESGGPEPGVGCAGRGIITSINLLEQLGAFHESYKLDYTFYDVLGDVVCGGFAMPIRDGKAEEIYIVCSGEMMAMYAANNICKGIMKFAEAGKVRLGGLICNSRKTDREDELIVALAEKLGTQMIHFVPRDNMVQRAEINKKTVIDFDPTVGQADEYRALAKAIEGNQKFIIPKPLDISELEKLLMEFGIAD, via the coding sequence ATGCGAAAAATTGCAGTTTACGGGAAGGGGGGTATCGGGAAGTCTACCACTACCCAGAATACGGTGGCCGCCCTTGCCGAAATGGGAAGGAATATGATGGTAGTCGGCTGTGATCCAAAGGCGGATTCAACCCGGCTTTTGCTGAACGGCTTGGCGCAGAAAACCGTGCTTGATACCCTGCGGACCGAAGGCGAGGACCTGGACCTGGACGATGTGGTTAAGGTCGGCTTTAAGGGTACCCGCTGCGTGGAATCCGGCGGACCGGAACCGGGGGTCGGCTGCGCGGGCCGGGGTATTATTACTTCTATTAATCTCCTGGAACAGTTGGGCGCCTTCCACGAGAGCTACAAGCTGGACTATACCTTCTACGATGTTCTGGGGGACGTTGTGTGCGGCGGGTTTGCCATGCCCATACGGGACGGCAAGGCCGAGGAAATCTACATCGTCTGTTCCGGGGAGATGATGGCCATGTACGCCGCCAACAATATTTGTAAGGGCATTATGAAGTTCGCCGAAGCCGGCAAGGTACGGCTTGGGGGGCTTATCTGCAACAGCCGCAAGACCGACCGGGAGGATGAGCTTATCGTAGCCCTCGCAGAAAAACTGGGAACCCAGATGATCCACTTTGTGCCCCGGGACAATATGGTCCAGCGTGCGGAAATTAATAAAAAGACGGTTATAGATTTTGATCCCACCGTGGGTCAGGCCGATGAATACCGGGCGCTGGCAAAGGCTATTGAGGGCAACCAGAAATTTATCATTCCCAAGCCCCTGGACATTTCGGAATTAGAAAAACTGCTCATGGAATTTGGTATAGCTGA